A window from Nitrospira sp. ND1 encodes these proteins:
- the polX gene encoding DNA polymerase/3'-5' exonuclease PolX → MTVHNAEVATAFEEMADLLEIEGANPFRVRAYRFAARTLRDLPVEVGEMVAKGEDLTSLPGIGDDLAGKIKEILATGTAAAIEAQRKRVPATLTGLLRIPGLGPKRVKRLAHELKIRSLSELQTAAQAGRVRTLAGFGEKTEQHILDALATRLAEAPRVQRAVAIPSAEALVAYLEQSSGVSRVIAAGSYRRGLETIGDLDILVTAPAGRAVMDRFVAYQEVRDVLARGETKSSVRLQSGLQVDLRVVPQDSYGAALLYFTGSKAHNVVLRQLAQQRGLKLNEYGVFRGDKPIAGETEESVYASLGLPWIPPELREGRGEIDAAKAGRLPHLVDLQDLKGDLHAHTRATDGRNSLQEMAEAARLRGLRYFAITDHSRRLTMAKGLDSARLLQQTEAIDRLNATLSGITILKGIEVDILEDGNLDLPDEVLGRLDLVVGAVHSRFNLSNRRQTERIMKAMDHPHFSILAHPSGRLIGRREPYEVDMLRIIRKARERRCFLEINAHPERLDLTDIHCRMAKEEGVLLAVNTDAHSMLDLENARFGVGQARRGWLEKTDVLNTRPYAELRKLLKPTMEG, encoded by the coding sequence ATGACAGTGCATAACGCCGAGGTCGCGACAGCTTTCGAGGAAATGGCTGACTTGCTGGAGATCGAAGGCGCCAATCCCTTCCGGGTCCGGGCCTATCGTTTCGCTGCCAGAACGCTTCGCGATCTTCCTGTCGAGGTGGGGGAGATGGTGGCGAAGGGCGAAGATCTGACCAGCCTTCCGGGGATCGGCGACGATCTGGCGGGAAAGATCAAAGAAATTCTCGCAACAGGAACCGCGGCCGCCATAGAGGCTCAGCGCAAAAGGGTCCCGGCGACTCTCACGGGGTTGCTCCGCATTCCCGGGCTCGGGCCCAAGCGGGTGAAGCGGCTTGCGCACGAGTTGAAGATCCGTAGCCTGTCCGAATTGCAGACAGCGGCGCAGGCAGGCCGGGTCCGGACCTTGGCGGGATTCGGGGAGAAAACCGAGCAACACATTCTCGATGCATTGGCCACGCGTCTTGCAGAAGCCCCACGGGTGCAGCGGGCCGTGGCGATTCCCTCTGCCGAGGCTCTGGTGGCGTACCTGGAACAATCGTCAGGAGTCAGCCGGGTCATAGCGGCAGGGAGTTATCGTCGTGGACTGGAAACCATCGGCGATCTGGACATTCTGGTCACGGCTCCTGCGGGGCGCGCCGTCATGGATCGGTTTGTGGCCTATCAGGAAGTTCGCGACGTGCTGGCGCGTGGCGAGACAAAGTCCAGTGTTCGCCTACAGAGCGGTTTGCAGGTGGATCTCAGAGTCGTGCCGCAAGACAGTTACGGAGCGGCGCTGCTCTATTTCACCGGCAGTAAAGCGCACAACGTCGTGCTCCGGCAACTGGCTCAACAGCGCGGTTTGAAGCTGAATGAATATGGCGTGTTTCGTGGAGACAAGCCTATCGCCGGAGAGACGGAGGAATCGGTCTACGCCTCCCTCGGTTTGCCCTGGATTCCACCGGAATTGAGAGAGGGACGGGGAGAGATCGACGCGGCGAAGGCCGGGCGACTCCCGCACCTCGTAGATCTGCAGGATCTGAAGGGCGATCTCCACGCCCATACGAGGGCGACCGACGGCCGGAATAGTCTGCAGGAAATGGCGGAGGCCGCCCGGCTGCGTGGACTGCGCTATTTCGCCATCACGGACCATTCCCGCCGGTTGACCATGGCCAAGGGCCTCGACTCCGCCAGGTTGCTGCAGCAAACGGAAGCCATCGATCGATTGAATGCCACCCTGTCAGGGATCACGATTCTCAAGGGTATCGAGGTCGATATTTTAGAAGACGGGAATCTGGATTTGCCGGATGAGGTGCTCGGCCGGTTGGATCTGGTGGTCGGCGCGGTGCACAGCCGCTTCAACCTCTCGAACCGCCGGCAGACCGAGCGCATCATGAAGGCGATGGACCATCCGCACTTCTCTATCCTGGCCCATCCCAGCGGGCGGCTGATCGGCCGGCGTGAGCCCTATGAGGTGGACATGCTTCGCATTATCCGGAAGGCGCGCGAGCGCCGCTGTTTCCTCGAAATTAACGCCCATCCCGAACGACTGGATCTGACGGACATCCATTGCCGGATGGCGAAGGAGGAGGGTGTGTTGCTGGCGGTGAATACGGATGCGCACAGCATGCTCGACTTGGAGAATGCGCGCTTCGGGGTCGGCCAGGCCAGACGGGGATGGCTTGAGAAAACGGATGTACTGAACACAAGGCCGTACGCGGAGTTGAGGAAGCTTCTGAAGCCGACCATGGAAGGTTGA
- a CDS encoding cyclic 2,3-diphosphoglycerate synthase produces MGAAGRDFHNFNVLFRGNPDYRVVGFTAAQIPNIDDRVYPPALAGALYPSGIPIHAEQDLDCLIRTQHVERVVFSYSDVSHEALMHQASRVMAAGADFWLAGPQSTMLPAKKPVVSICATRTGAGKSPVARRVVSILKHEGLRVATVRHPMSYGNLERQAVQRFAALEDLDAASCSIEEREEYEPHLAQGGTVYAGVDYERILREVEDQVDVIVWDGGNNDWSFFVPDLELVLVDPHRAGEPPYFPGEVNLIRADVVVLTKLDTATPEQVDAARRSIETVNPRAALVETAMPPKVDHPDRITGRRVLVVEDGPTLTHGGMAFGAGCLVARRYEAGCLVDPRPYAAGSLNRTFLQYPHLGPLLPAMGYGPEQVRELEETIERVECDLVVIATPMDLRRLIRITKPTVRVSYDVEDRRRPTLTDVMQGVIDRAKQS; encoded by the coding sequence CTATCGGGTCGTGGGGTTCACCGCCGCGCAGATTCCCAACATTGACGACCGGGTCTATCCCCCGGCGTTGGCCGGCGCCTTGTATCCTTCCGGTATCCCGATCCATGCGGAACAGGATCTCGATTGCTTGATCAGGACCCAGCACGTTGAGCGGGTCGTCTTTTCGTACAGTGATGTCTCCCATGAAGCGCTCATGCACCAAGCCTCCCGCGTGATGGCGGCAGGAGCGGACTTCTGGCTGGCGGGCCCGCAGTCCACGATGCTCCCGGCCAAGAAGCCGGTGGTGTCGATCTGCGCGACGCGTACGGGAGCGGGCAAGAGTCCTGTGGCCCGCCGGGTCGTCTCGATTCTGAAACATGAAGGGCTACGGGTTGCCACGGTGCGACATCCGATGTCCTACGGCAATCTTGAGCGACAGGCGGTACAACGGTTTGCTGCTCTGGAGGACTTGGACGCGGCGTCCTGCAGCATCGAAGAGCGGGAGGAGTACGAACCCCATCTTGCGCAGGGTGGGACGGTCTATGCGGGAGTGGATTACGAGCGGATTCTCCGGGAAGTCGAGGACCAGGTCGATGTCATTGTGTGGGACGGGGGCAACAACGACTGGTCGTTTTTTGTGCCAGACCTCGAACTCGTGCTTGTCGATCCGCATCGGGCCGGGGAGCCGCCGTATTTCCCGGGGGAGGTGAATCTCATCCGGGCGGATGTGGTGGTGCTGACCAAACTGGATACCGCGACGCCCGAACAGGTGGATGCGGCGCGTCGATCCATTGAAACCGTGAATCCCCGGGCGGCGCTCGTGGAGACCGCCATGCCGCCCAAAGTCGATCATCCGGACAGGATTACCGGCAGGCGCGTACTCGTCGTCGAAGACGGACCCACACTGACGCACGGCGGTATGGCCTTCGGCGCCGGTTGTCTAGTGGCCCGGCGGTATGAAGCCGGTTGCCTGGTGGATCCGAGGCCCTACGCAGCGGGGAGTCTCAATCGCACCTTCCTGCAGTATCCGCATTTGGGGCCGCTCCTTCCCGCGATGGGATATGGGCCTGAGCAGGTCCGCGAACTGGAGGAAACGATCGAACGGGTGGAGTGCGACCTCGTGGTCATCGCCACACCGATGGATTTACGGCGACTCATTCGGATTACGAAGCCGACGGTGCGGGTGAGTTATGACGTGGAGGACCGGAGGCGCCCGACGTTGACGGACGTGATGCAAGGCGTCATCGACAGGGCGAAACAATCATGA
- a CDS encoding serine protease: protein MAGWIDRWRAATVAIGAIQDADVRSRTGRVSTRKFFAVVGTGVLFSLHGPRRQDCWLVTARHVFLDPTENWKPSTLGIVFPHIHRRGVKQGVEIPIQLTKAGRRCWYPHPDKAVDLACLPLPLTMRQLKPSGPSSIAWMDIATTADLYEGVPIMVLGYPAAFDIPDSPRAIVRQGIVSWVSPARPGSEVFLIDSHVFPGNSGGPVFRLPTAMDREGHLTAGGAVTLLGIVTQARIQSLPLLAGGKQVDLYVQGKKKSDPLLTPSFLGLGLVEPAYRIKQLLVSATRRHHRRKRPAS, encoded by the coding sequence ATGGCTGGATGGATCGATCGCTGGCGGGCTGCAACGGTGGCAATCGGGGCAATTCAAGACGCCGACGTACGGTCTCGCACCGGCCGGGTTTCAACCAGGAAATTCTTCGCCGTGGTCGGTACCGGTGTGCTCTTCTCGTTGCACGGCCCCCGCAGACAGGACTGCTGGTTGGTCACCGCCAGACATGTGTTTCTCGACCCGACGGAAAACTGGAAACCCTCCACGCTGGGCATCGTCTTCCCGCACATTCATCGCCGGGGCGTGAAACAGGGGGTGGAGATTCCGATTCAACTCACCAAGGCCGGACGGCGCTGCTGGTATCCCCATCCGGACAAGGCCGTCGATCTCGCCTGTCTTCCGCTGCCCTTGACCATGCGACAACTGAAACCGAGCGGCCCCTCCTCCATCGCCTGGATGGACATTGCCACGACAGCGGACCTCTATGAGGGCGTCCCCATCATGGTGCTCGGCTATCCGGCGGCGTTCGATATTCCCGATTCACCCCGCGCAATTGTCCGCCAGGGCATCGTCTCCTGGGTCTCGCCCGCCCGCCCAGGCTCAGAGGTCTTTCTCATCGATAGCCACGTGTTTCCCGGCAACAGCGGGGGACCGGTCTTCCGGCTTCCCACCGCCATGGATCGGGAAGGGCATCTCACTGCGGGAGGGGCGGTCACCCTGCTCGGCATCGTGACCCAGGCCAGGATTCAGAGCTTGCCCCTGCTGGCCGGAGGCAAACAGGTCGATTTGTACGTCCAAGGCAAGAAAAAATCCGACCCCCTGCTCACGCCCAGTTTTCTCGGCCTCGGGCTGGTTGAACCGGCCTATCGCATCAAGCAACTCCTGGTCTCCGCGACTCGCCGCCATCACCGGCGAAAGCGGCCGGCCTCGTAA